Proteins encoded in a region of the Takifugu flavidus isolate HTHZ2018 chromosome 8, ASM371156v2, whole genome shotgun sequence genome:
- the mecp2 gene encoding methyl-CpG-binding protein 2 isoform X1 translates to MAAVESGEERQEEGQEGDEGPANPPHPSREKERSHSKSKKTRREHRHADRGVETAAPVLPSTAALPPQTVEERQVSPPVAGPSTDPGPDAQTGSSKQRRSIIRDRGPLYDDPSLPEGWTRKLKQRKSGRSAGKFDVYLINSEGKAFRSKVELIAYFQKVGDTTTDPNDFDFTVTGRGSPSRREKRPPKKPKVAKPSGRGRGRPKGTLAGRSGKMRQGTEGVAMKRVVEKTPGKLLVKMPVGKTEAGPGPASAASKVVSPAVIPKSRPGRKRKSEPEVQAPLQTAPKKRGRKPASVSAAASAATTSSASALTSAASTTGGYAAVAILAAEAKRRAAKESSTKPVVQETALPIKKRKTRETVQERETVHTCAAAAEPERAQTVEVEGGRSASEATPMSSHQSHDRSGEGQSQGHKTQKGKKHKEAGVASGDGTSRGEQGDEEGGDKGGEGTGRSSSGSSISLSPPKSHKRKERPPHKHHSHHHHHHHPPPPPPPQRHQKCCDLAADPSPPQTSGHPGQTAAEVVSQTVPHANTQNIQQSPPRPQSTSPPAPQRPPFQPGHQTHSQVTPSHQPQAPPSQAQASTQKTQQRTQVRAQSYPPQSPPVRLVPQTQIQAGAIAQPPPPDRHPSQPQSQQQTRQPPPQSPAPVPFQISSHSRSPAQLQPRTPPHGHTQPQSRTPSHLPPQHQPRAPQAQSRTLVHTAPQPHSRIPSQVSPQSQSRTPAQTLPQSQSRNSAQTSQQPRNLVQIHPQPQSRNQTLLHPQSRAPAQTPAPTELQALSRTLGPTTPPHHLQSRHPAQQHQTQYRAPARQPQRPPSQTHSPFQQVQPPPPLQPPPLSRPHTQHLSSNRQALSMTRGSVVPTQQNQSEQPQDLSTSRPAQELLLQNKELSLEGVRVEGKEPLVVSESREGLGDDRGSGSTLRPPTSVPVAPTGVDGPGVVLPAAEGRARLRAEPEALGEGRELRDIVPQSVVPCPSREETVESRTVVSERVS, encoded by the exons atggccGCCGTggagagcggagaggagagaca GGAGGAGGGTCAAGAGGGAGACGAGGGACCTGCCAACCCCCCTCACCCTtcaagagagaaggagaggtcCCATAGCAAGTCGAAGAAAACACGCCGGGAGCACCGTCATGCTGACCGGGGGGTGGAAACGGCCGCGCCGGTCCTTCCGTCGACGGCTGCGCTGCCCCCACAGACGGTGGAGGAGCGACAG GTGTCTCCGCCGGTGGCGGGCCCCTCCACAGACCCCGGCCCAGATGCCCAGACAGGTTCTTCCAAACAGCGGCGGTCCATAATCCGGGACCGCGGGCCGCTGTACGATGACCCGTCGCTGCCTGAAGGGTGGACTCGCAAACTCAAACAGAGGAAGTCTGGTCGATCAGCCGGGAAGTTTGACGTCTACTTAATCAa CTCAGAGGGAAAGGCCTTCCGTTCCAAGGTGGAGCTGATTGCCTACTTCCAGAAGGTTGGTGACACGACTACTGATCCAAACGATTTCGATTTCACCGTCACCGGCCGCGGAAGCCCGTCGCGCCGAGAGAAACGCCCACCCAAGAAGCCCAAGGTGGCGAAACCTTCAGGACGCGGACGCGGGCGCCCTAAAGGTACTCTGGCAGGAA GAAGCGGGAAGATGCGCCAAGGTACAGAGGGCGTGGCCATGAAACGCGTGGTCGAGAAAACACCCGGCAAGCTGCTGGTCAAGATGCCCGTGGGCAAGACGGAGGCCGGCCCTGGCCCCGCTTCTGCGGCCTCCAAG GTGGTGTCTCCTGCTGTGATTCCTAAGTCCCGTCCAGGCCGGAAGAGGAAGTCGGAGCCGGAGGTTCAGGCGCCACTGCAGACCGCTCCCAAGAAGCGGGGCAGAAAACCAGCGTCGGTGTCAGCGGCAGCCTCAGCTGCTACAACATCCTCTGCTTCAGCTTTAACCTCTGCCGCCTCCACCACTGGCGGTTACGCCGCCGTGGCCATTTTAGCCGCAGAGGCCAAACGGAGAGCAGCCAAGGAATCTTCCACCAAACCCGTGGTCCAGGAAACGGCCCTGCCCATAAAGAAACGCAAAACCAGAGAGACGGTACAGGAGCGGGAGACTGTTCAcacctgcgccgccgccgctgaacCTGAGAGGGCACAAACTGTagaggtggagggaggcagATCCGCCTCTGAAGCCACGCCCATGTCCTCCCACCAGTCACATGACCGCTCCGGTGAAGGCCAATCACAGGGACACAAGACGCAGAAGGGGAAGAAGCACAAGGAAGCTGGAGTAGCATCGGGAGACGGCACTAGCAGAGGAGAGCAAGGTgacgaggagggaggagataagggaggagaggggacagggaggagcagcagtggcagtagcATTAGCCTTAGCCCACCAAAAAGCCACAAACGAAAGGAACGTCCACCACACAAGCATCattcacaccaccaccaccaccaccatcctcctcctcctccccccccccagcgccaCCAAAAATGTTGTGACCTAGCGGCGGATCCGTCGCCTCCTCAGACCTCTGGACACCCGGGCCAGACAGCGGCTGAAGTCGTGTCCCAGACAGTGCCTCATGCCAACACCCAGAACATCCAGCAGTCTCCTCCCAGACCACAGTCCACGTCTCCGCCCGCACCTCAGCGCCCCCCCTTTCAGCCAGGCCATCAAACCCACTCGCAAGTGACACCTTCCCATCAGCCCCAAGCCCCTCCCAGCCAAGCCCAGGCGTCCACACAAAAGACTCAGCAGAGAACCCAGGTCCGGGCCCAGTCCTACCCTCCTCAGTCTCCACCCGTTCGGCTGGTTCCTCAGACGCAGATCCAGGCCGGCGCCATTGCACAGCCTCCACCCCCGGACAGGCACCCGTCTCAGCCCCAGTCCCAACAGCAAACCCGGCAGCCTCCACCCCAGTCGCCCGCCCCGGTTCCCTTTCAGATCTCCTCCCATTCCAGGAGCCCAGCTCAGTTGCAGCCCAGAACCCCACCGCATGGCCACACTCAACCTCAGTCCAGGACCCCTTCCCATCTGCCGCCTCAACATCAACCCAGGGCTCCTCAAGCCCAGTCTAGGACCCTGGTCCACACAGCACCTCAACCGCACTCAAGGATCCCCAGCCAAGTGTCTCCTCAGTCCCAGTCCAGGACCCCAGCTCAAACACTGCCTCAGTCCCAGTCCAGGAACTCGGCGCAAACGTCACAGCAGCCAAGGAACCTAGTCCAGATACACCCTCAGCCCCAGTCCAGAAACCAAACGCTGCTCCATCCTCAGTCCAGGGCTCCAGCCCAAACGCCGGCGCCGACGGAGCTTCAAGCCCTGTCCAGGACTCTTGGCCCCACAACGCCCCCGCATCACCTGCAGTCCAGACACCCGGCGCAGCAGCACCAGACTCAGTACAGAGCGCCGGCCCGGCAGCCTCAGCGGCCCCCGTCCCAGACACACTCCCCCTTTCAGCAGGTCCAGCCCCCACCGCCGCTGCAGCCACCGCCACTTTCCAGGCCCCACACGCAACACCTGTCGTCCAACCGCCAGGCCCTCAGCATGACCAGGGGCAGCGTGGTCccgacccagcagaaccagagtgAGCAGCCCCAGGATCTGAGTACTTCCAGGCCCGCTCAAGAACTTTTGCTGCAGAACAAAGAGCTCAGCTTGGAAGGTGTCAGAGTCGAGGGCAAGGAGCCGCTCGTCGTGTCAGAAAGCAGAGAGGGTTTAGGCGATGACAGGGGGTCTGGCAGCACCCTGAGGCCCCCCACCTCCGTTCCTGTTGCACCCACCGGAGTTGACGGACCGGGAGTGGTGCTCCCTGCAGCGGAAGGGAGGGCAAGGCTCCGGGCGGAGCCAGAGGCTCTGGGTGAAGGCAGAGAACTCAGGGACATAGTCCCCCAGTCTGTGGTCCCCTGCCCCAGCCGAGAGGAGACCGTAGAGTCGCGGACTGTGGTCAGCGAGAGAGTCAGCTGA
- the mecp2 gene encoding methyl-CpG-binding protein 2 isoform X2, which produces MAAVESGEERQEEGQEGDEGPANPPHPSREKERSHSKSKKTRREHRHADRGVETAAPVLPSTAALPPQTVEERQVSPPVAGPSTDPGPDAQTGSSKQRRSIIRDRGPLYDDPSLPEGWTRKLKQRKSGRSAGKFDVYLINSEGKAFRSKVELIAYFQKVGDTTTDPNDFDFTVTGRGSPSRREKRPPKKPKVAKPSGRGRGRPKGSGKMRQGTEGVAMKRVVEKTPGKLLVKMPVGKTEAGPGPASAASKVVSPAVIPKSRPGRKRKSEPEVQAPLQTAPKKRGRKPASVSAAASAATTSSASALTSAASTTGGYAAVAILAAEAKRRAAKESSTKPVVQETALPIKKRKTRETVQERETVHTCAAAAEPERAQTVEVEGGRSASEATPMSSHQSHDRSGEGQSQGHKTQKGKKHKEAGVASGDGTSRGEQGDEEGGDKGGEGTGRSSSGSSISLSPPKSHKRKERPPHKHHSHHHHHHHPPPPPPPQRHQKCCDLAADPSPPQTSGHPGQTAAEVVSQTVPHANTQNIQQSPPRPQSTSPPAPQRPPFQPGHQTHSQVTPSHQPQAPPSQAQASTQKTQQRTQVRAQSYPPQSPPVRLVPQTQIQAGAIAQPPPPDRHPSQPQSQQQTRQPPPQSPAPVPFQISSHSRSPAQLQPRTPPHGHTQPQSRTPSHLPPQHQPRAPQAQSRTLVHTAPQPHSRIPSQVSPQSQSRTPAQTLPQSQSRNSAQTSQQPRNLVQIHPQPQSRNQTLLHPQSRAPAQTPAPTELQALSRTLGPTTPPHHLQSRHPAQQHQTQYRAPARQPQRPPSQTHSPFQQVQPPPPLQPPPLSRPHTQHLSSNRQALSMTRGSVVPTQQNQSEQPQDLSTSRPAQELLLQNKELSLEGVRVEGKEPLVVSESREGLGDDRGSGSTLRPPTSVPVAPTGVDGPGVVLPAAEGRARLRAEPEALGEGRELRDIVPQSVVPCPSREETVESRTVVSERVS; this is translated from the exons atggccGCCGTggagagcggagaggagagaca GGAGGAGGGTCAAGAGGGAGACGAGGGACCTGCCAACCCCCCTCACCCTtcaagagagaaggagaggtcCCATAGCAAGTCGAAGAAAACACGCCGGGAGCACCGTCATGCTGACCGGGGGGTGGAAACGGCCGCGCCGGTCCTTCCGTCGACGGCTGCGCTGCCCCCACAGACGGTGGAGGAGCGACAG GTGTCTCCGCCGGTGGCGGGCCCCTCCACAGACCCCGGCCCAGATGCCCAGACAGGTTCTTCCAAACAGCGGCGGTCCATAATCCGGGACCGCGGGCCGCTGTACGATGACCCGTCGCTGCCTGAAGGGTGGACTCGCAAACTCAAACAGAGGAAGTCTGGTCGATCAGCCGGGAAGTTTGACGTCTACTTAATCAa CTCAGAGGGAAAGGCCTTCCGTTCCAAGGTGGAGCTGATTGCCTACTTCCAGAAGGTTGGTGACACGACTACTGATCCAAACGATTTCGATTTCACCGTCACCGGCCGCGGAAGCCCGTCGCGCCGAGAGAAACGCCCACCCAAGAAGCCCAAGGTGGCGAAACCTTCAGGACGCGGACGCGGGCGCCCTAAAG GAAGCGGGAAGATGCGCCAAGGTACAGAGGGCGTGGCCATGAAACGCGTGGTCGAGAAAACACCCGGCAAGCTGCTGGTCAAGATGCCCGTGGGCAAGACGGAGGCCGGCCCTGGCCCCGCTTCTGCGGCCTCCAAG GTGGTGTCTCCTGCTGTGATTCCTAAGTCCCGTCCAGGCCGGAAGAGGAAGTCGGAGCCGGAGGTTCAGGCGCCACTGCAGACCGCTCCCAAGAAGCGGGGCAGAAAACCAGCGTCGGTGTCAGCGGCAGCCTCAGCTGCTACAACATCCTCTGCTTCAGCTTTAACCTCTGCCGCCTCCACCACTGGCGGTTACGCCGCCGTGGCCATTTTAGCCGCAGAGGCCAAACGGAGAGCAGCCAAGGAATCTTCCACCAAACCCGTGGTCCAGGAAACGGCCCTGCCCATAAAGAAACGCAAAACCAGAGAGACGGTACAGGAGCGGGAGACTGTTCAcacctgcgccgccgccgctgaacCTGAGAGGGCACAAACTGTagaggtggagggaggcagATCCGCCTCTGAAGCCACGCCCATGTCCTCCCACCAGTCACATGACCGCTCCGGTGAAGGCCAATCACAGGGACACAAGACGCAGAAGGGGAAGAAGCACAAGGAAGCTGGAGTAGCATCGGGAGACGGCACTAGCAGAGGAGAGCAAGGTgacgaggagggaggagataagggaggagaggggacagggaggagcagcagtggcagtagcATTAGCCTTAGCCCACCAAAAAGCCACAAACGAAAGGAACGTCCACCACACAAGCATCattcacaccaccaccaccaccaccatcctcctcctcctccccccccccagcgccaCCAAAAATGTTGTGACCTAGCGGCGGATCCGTCGCCTCCTCAGACCTCTGGACACCCGGGCCAGACAGCGGCTGAAGTCGTGTCCCAGACAGTGCCTCATGCCAACACCCAGAACATCCAGCAGTCTCCTCCCAGACCACAGTCCACGTCTCCGCCCGCACCTCAGCGCCCCCCCTTTCAGCCAGGCCATCAAACCCACTCGCAAGTGACACCTTCCCATCAGCCCCAAGCCCCTCCCAGCCAAGCCCAGGCGTCCACACAAAAGACTCAGCAGAGAACCCAGGTCCGGGCCCAGTCCTACCCTCCTCAGTCTCCACCCGTTCGGCTGGTTCCTCAGACGCAGATCCAGGCCGGCGCCATTGCACAGCCTCCACCCCCGGACAGGCACCCGTCTCAGCCCCAGTCCCAACAGCAAACCCGGCAGCCTCCACCCCAGTCGCCCGCCCCGGTTCCCTTTCAGATCTCCTCCCATTCCAGGAGCCCAGCTCAGTTGCAGCCCAGAACCCCACCGCATGGCCACACTCAACCTCAGTCCAGGACCCCTTCCCATCTGCCGCCTCAACATCAACCCAGGGCTCCTCAAGCCCAGTCTAGGACCCTGGTCCACACAGCACCTCAACCGCACTCAAGGATCCCCAGCCAAGTGTCTCCTCAGTCCCAGTCCAGGACCCCAGCTCAAACACTGCCTCAGTCCCAGTCCAGGAACTCGGCGCAAACGTCACAGCAGCCAAGGAACCTAGTCCAGATACACCCTCAGCCCCAGTCCAGAAACCAAACGCTGCTCCATCCTCAGTCCAGGGCTCCAGCCCAAACGCCGGCGCCGACGGAGCTTCAAGCCCTGTCCAGGACTCTTGGCCCCACAACGCCCCCGCATCACCTGCAGTCCAGACACCCGGCGCAGCAGCACCAGACTCAGTACAGAGCGCCGGCCCGGCAGCCTCAGCGGCCCCCGTCCCAGACACACTCCCCCTTTCAGCAGGTCCAGCCCCCACCGCCGCTGCAGCCACCGCCACTTTCCAGGCCCCACACGCAACACCTGTCGTCCAACCGCCAGGCCCTCAGCATGACCAGGGGCAGCGTGGTCccgacccagcagaaccagagtgAGCAGCCCCAGGATCTGAGTACTTCCAGGCCCGCTCAAGAACTTTTGCTGCAGAACAAAGAGCTCAGCTTGGAAGGTGTCAGAGTCGAGGGCAAGGAGCCGCTCGTCGTGTCAGAAAGCAGAGAGGGTTTAGGCGATGACAGGGGGTCTGGCAGCACCCTGAGGCCCCCCACCTCCGTTCCTGTTGCACCCACCGGAGTTGACGGACCGGGAGTGGTGCTCCCTGCAGCGGAAGGGAGGGCAAGGCTCCGGGCGGAGCCAGAGGCTCTGGGTGAAGGCAGAGAACTCAGGGACATAGTCCCCCAGTCTGTGGTCCCCTGCCCCAGCCGAGAGGAGACCGTAGAGTCGCGGACTGTGGTCAGCGAGAGAGTCAGCTGA